A window of Flammeovirga kamogawensis genomic DNA:
AGTATCTAAAAGAGCTCTTTGAATTTCTTGCCCAGTTACATCTTTAAAATGCAAAATTCTATGGTCCGAGTGTCCACCTTCTTTTGCTAATTTATAGTCGCCATCATCAGATTTATCGAATTGAGCTCCCCAATTAATTAGCTCTCTAATTCTATCGGGTCCATTTTCAACTACGAGTTTTACAACTTCTTCGTTGTTAATGTGAGACCCGGCAACTAAAGTGTCATTAATGTGTTTTTCATAAGAATCATCAGCATCTATTACCGCTGCTATCCCACCTTGTGCATACCTAGTATTACTTTCAAAAGGTTCATCTTTAGTAATCAAACAGATTTTTGGATGATGTTTTTTCTTTTGATAGAATTCACAAAGTTTTAAAGCATAACTAAGTCCGGCTATACCAGATCCGACAATTAGAAAATCTACTTTATTCATTGATAAATAAGGGGATGTGAGCTGATGAATAAAAAAGCTGTTTCTGACCTTATTGGTATGAAACAGCTTTTACTAATTATGATAATTCAAACATTCTTTCAATTGAACCGATCGCTTTTAATCGAATGTCTTCTTCAACATCAACTTCAGGATATTCATATTTTAAACAATTGTACACTTTTTCTAAGGTATTCATTTTCATGAAGTGACATTCAGAACATGCACATGTATTATCTTCTTTTGATGGTGCTGGAATTAAATTCTTATGAGGAACTGCTTCTCTCATTTTATGTAGAATTCCGGCTTCTGTAGCTACAATGTAAGCATCAGCGTCATCTTCTTGAACAAATTTTAAAAGTGCAGCAGTAGATCCTACAAAAGCAGCAACTTTTAATAAAGGCATTTCAGATTCTGGGTGAGCTATAATCTTAGCGTGAGGATATTCTTTATGTAGGTCAAGGATTTTCTCTAATGCAAATGCTTCATGCACTACACAAGCTCCGTCCCATAATAACATATCTCTACCTGTTTCTTTCATGATATACTTACCCAAATTTCTATCGGGAGCAAAAATGATTTTCTCGTCTTCAGGTAAACTATTTATAATTTTTAATGCATTTGTAGAAGTAACAGTTATATCTGTATAAGCTTTTACTTCTGCAGACGAATTAATATAAGTAACTACAGTATAATCAGGGTGAGCTTTTACAAACTCAGAAAATTCTTTTGGAGGAGCAGCTTCTGCTAAAGAGCAGCCTGCTTTAAAATCAGGTAGGATTACCTTCTTTTGAGGATTAATAATTTTTGCTGTTTCAGCCATAAAATGAACACCTGCAAATAATATAATATCAGCATCAGTATCCGCAGCTTTTTGTGCTAAGGCCAAACTATCACCAACAAAGTCAGCAAGATCTTGAATTTCTGCATCTTGATAATAATGGGCTAAGAAGACAGCATTTTTCTCTTCTTTTAAG
This region includes:
- the nadA gene encoding quinolinate synthase NadA gives rise to the protein MLTTELKDRADQLGFIDVMENNPVDLKKEITRLKEEKNAVFLAHYYQDAEIQDLADFVGDSLALAQKAADTDADIILFAGVHFMAETAKIINPQKKVILPDFKAGCSLAEAAPPKEFSEFVKAHPDYTVVTYINSSAEVKAYTDITVTSTNALKIINSLPEDEKIIFAPDRNLGKYIMKETGRDMLLWDGACVVHEAFALEKILDLHKEYPHAKIIAHPESEMPLLKVAAFVGSTAALLKFVQEDDADAYIVATEAGILHKMREAVPHKNLIPAPSKEDNTCACSECHFMKMNTLEKVYNCLKYEYPEVDVEEDIRLKAIGSIERMFELS